One genomic window of Etheostoma spectabile isolate EspeVRDwgs_2016 chromosome 7, UIUC_Espe_1.0, whole genome shotgun sequence includes the following:
- the ptges3a gene encoding prostaglandin E synthase 3, whose amino-acid sequence MQPATAKWYDRRDSVFVEFCVEDSKDVKVHFDKSKFDFSCITGTDNIKQQNTVDLFGEIDPKGSKHRRTDRSVLCCLRKAETGKSWPRLTKDKSKCNWLSVDFNNWKDWEDDSEEDLSSFDKFSEMMNTMGGDDLPDLDGAEEERDSADNDDEKMPDLE is encoded by the exons AT gcagCCTGCAACAGCCAAGTGGTATGACAGACGAGACTCTGTTTTTGTAGAGTTCTGCGTTGAGGACAGTAAAGAtgtaaaagtacattttgacAAGTCCAAATTTGATTTCAG CTGCATCACTGGAACAGATAATATCAAACAACAGAATACTGTGGACCTTTTCGGGGAGATTGACCCCAAA GGCTCTAAACACAGGCGCACTGACaggtctgtgttgtgttgtttacgAAAAGCAGAGACCGGGAAATCATGGCCACGACTTACCAAAGACAAGTCAAAG TGCAACTGGCTGAGTGTGGACTTCAATAATTGGAAAGACTGGGAGGATGACTCAGAAGAGGACTTGTCAAGTTTTGATAAATTCTCAGAG ATGATGAACACAATGGGAGGGGATGATTTACCTGATTTAGATGGTGCAGAAGAAGAG cgtGATTCTGCAGACAATGACGATGAAA AAATGCCTGACCTTGAGTAG